The following proteins are encoded in a genomic region of uncultured Ilyobacter sp.:
- a CDS encoding peptide ABC transporter substrate-binding protein, giving the protein MKKRFMMLGILILSLLMVACGGKKEASSEKEAEQVLVFNLSSEPKTVDPQLNSATDGGIVINNTFEGLMRMNDEGMPVPATAESYEVSEDGKVYTFHIRENAKWSDGQPVKAGDFEYAWKRALDPAVASEYSFQLYYIEGAQEYFEGNASADDVAVKAIDDKTLEVTLVGPTPYFLALTTFYTYMPVREDVVAKKPEGWAKDTSIAVSNGPFIIGEYAPSSKIVLVPNENYWNKESVKLDKIVFEEIVDQTTALTAYENGEIDVLNVVPQQDIPRLQLEDPTFSIAPYLGTYYYIFNVDKEPTDDVNVRKALTYAIDRKAITEQVAKGGQLPATGFVPTGLFDSEGRDFRATAGDFDISVNADIEKAKEYLAKAGYPNGEGFPKLTVVYNTSEGHKAIAEAVQEMWKKNLGIDVELMNQEWAVFQDTRHVGNFEIARAGWIGDYADPMTFLDLWTSYSGNNDAQWKWTTDEKKFASNKEYDALIEKSKVSQGTERDELLYKAEKILMDEMVTMPIYYYTGTIMVKEHVAGWERDILGTWYFGNTEIQK; this is encoded by the coding sequence TTGAAGAAAAGATTTATGATGTTAGGAATTTTAATCTTATCACTTCTCATGGTAGCATGCGGTGGGAAAAAAGAAGCTTCATCAGAAAAAGAAGCAGAGCAGGTGCTTGTATTTAACCTGAGCAGTGAACCAAAAACTGTAGATCCACAGCTAAACTCAGCAACTGACGGAGGTATCGTTATCAACAATACTTTCGAAGGTCTTATGAGAATGAATGACGAAGGAATGCCCGTTCCTGCAACTGCAGAATCATACGAGGTATCTGAAGATGGGAAAGTATATACATTCCATATCAGAGAAAATGCCAAATGGTCTGACGGTCAGCCTGTAAAGGCAGGAGACTTTGAGTATGCATGGAAGAGAGCCCTTGACCCTGCAGTAGCCTCAGAATATTCTTTCCAACTTTACTATATTGAAGGTGCTCAAGAATACTTTGAAGGAAATGCCTCTGCAGATGATGTAGCAGTAAAAGCAATCGACGATAAAACTTTAGAAGTTACTCTTGTTGGTCCTACTCCGTATTTCCTTGCTCTTACTACATTCTACACTTACATGCCTGTAAGAGAAGACGTAGTTGCCAAGAAACCTGAAGGATGGGCAAAGGATACATCTATTGCCGTGTCAAATGGACCTTTCATTATAGGTGAATATGCACCTTCTAGTAAGATAGTTCTTGTTCCTAACGAAAACTACTGGAACAAAGAAAGTGTTAAATTAGATAAAATAGTTTTCGAAGAGATAGTTGATCAAACTACTGCCCTTACAGCTTATGAAAACGGAGAAATAGATGTCCTTAACGTTGTTCCTCAACAGGATATTCCTAGACTTCAGCTTGAAGATCCTACTTTCTCAATCGCTCCTTACTTAGGAACTTACTACTATATCTTCAACGTGGATAAAGAACCAACTGATGACGTAAATGTAAGAAAAGCCCTTACATATGCTATCGACAGAAAGGCAATCACAGAGCAAGTAGCAAAAGGCGGACAGCTTCCTGCTACAGGATTTGTTCCTACTGGTCTTTTTGATTCAGAAGGAAGAGACTTCAGAGCTACTGCTGGAGACTTTGATATCAGTGTAAATGCTGATATCGAAAAAGCTAAAGAATATCTTGCTAAAGCCGGATACCCTAACGGAGAAGGATTCCCTAAACTTACTGTAGTTTACAATACTTCCGAGGGACACAAGGCAATAGCTGAAGCTGTACAAGAAATGTGGAAGAAAAACCTTGGAATAGACGTAGAGCTTATGAACCAAGAGTGGGCTGTATTCCAAGACACTAGACACGTTGGTAACTTTGAGATTGCAAGAGCAGGATGGATAGGAGATTATGCTGACCCTATGACATTCCTTGATCTATGGACATCTTATTCTGGAAACAACGATGCTCAGTGGAAATGGACAACTGATGAAAAGAAATTTGCTTCTAATAAAGAGTATGATGCACTTATCGAAAAGTCTAAAGTAAGTCAAGGAACTGAAAGAGACGAACTTCTTTATAAGGCAGAAAAAATCCTTATGGACGAGATGGTAACTATGCCTATCTACTACTATACTGGAACTATAATGGTAAAAGAACATGTAGCTGGATGGGAAAGAGACATCTTAGGAACTTGGTATTTCGGAAACACTGAGATACAAAAATAA
- a CDS encoding dipeptide ABC transporter ATP-binding protein yields MSDIKKEDILLEVKNLKKYFESKKGFFGKKTQYVKAVDDVSFYIKKGETFGLVGESGCGKSTTGRTLIRLYDVTAGNIIFDGQDISSLKERDLIPFRKKIQMIFQDPYASLNTRMTVADIVGEPLDIHGIAKGEDRQNRIYELLEKVGLSKDHASRYPHEFSGGQRQRIGIARALAVDPEFIICDEPISALDVSIQAQVVNMLEDLQKELGLTYLFIAHDLSMVKHISDRIGVMYLGKMVEVAESDELYEKPAHPYTRALLSSIPIPDPELNAQMEREILEGDVPSPLNPPSGCRFRTRCKYAKEICSQQEPILQEVAPGHMAACHFAKDFYNNK; encoded by the coding sequence GTGTCTGATATAAAAAAGGAAGATATACTTTTAGAGGTAAAAAACTTAAAGAAATATTTTGAATCTAAAAAAGGTTTTTTTGGAAAAAAAACCCAATATGTAAAAGCAGTAGACGATGTTAGCTTTTATATAAAAAAAGGTGAAACCTTTGGATTGGTAGGAGAATCCGGATGTGGTAAATCAACTACAGGACGGACTCTTATAAGGCTCTATGATGTCACCGCTGGAAATATAATTTTTGACGGACAGGATATCAGTAGCTTAAAAGAAAGAGACTTGATTCCCTTTAGAAAAAAGATTCAGATGATATTCCAAGATCCATATGCTTCACTTAATACAAGAATGACTGTAGCGGATATTGTAGGTGAACCTTTAGATATTCATGGTATTGCCAAAGGAGAAGATAGACAAAACAGAATATATGAACTACTAGAAAAAGTCGGTCTAAGCAAAGACCATGCAAGCAGATATCCTCATGAATTCAGTGGTGGTCAAAGACAGAGAATAGGTATAGCCAGAGCTCTTGCAGTAGATCCAGAGTTTATTATCTGTGACGAACCTATCTCTGCTTTAGATGTATCCATTCAGGCACAGGTTGTTAATATGCTTGAAGATCTGCAGAAGGAGTTGGGACTTACCTACCTTTTCATAGCCCACGATCTTTCTATGGTAAAACATATATCTGACAGAATAGGGGTAATGTATCTTGGTAAAATGGTTGAAGTAGCAGAAAGTGATGAGCTGTATGAAAAACCTGCTCACCCCTATACCAGAGCACTTCTTTCATCTATACCTATACCGGACCCTGAGCTTAATGCCCAGATGGAAAGAGAGATTCTCGAGGGAGATGTCCCTAGTCCTCTTAATCCACCTAGCGGATGTAGATTTAGAACAAGGTGTAAATATGCCAAAGAAATTTGCTCACAACAAGAGCCTATCTTACAAGAGGTTGCTCCTGGACATATGGCGGCCTGTCATTTTGCAAAAGACTTCTACAACAATAAATAG
- a CDS encoding ABC transporter ATP-binding protein: protein MSDKLLELKNVKTSFYTHLGEVQAVRGVSYHLERGEALGIVGESGSGKSVTSMSVMGLLQHPGKVKEGEILFKDEDLLKKNSKEMMNIRGNEIAMIFQDPMTSLNPVYTVGDQIMEAIKIHQKVSKDEARKKAIEMLTLVGIPSPETRIDNYPHEFSGGMRQRAMIAIALSCKPDLLIADEPTTALDVTIQAQILKLMKDLKEKINTSIILITHDLGVVADVCSRVIVMYGGLIMEEGTTEEIFYRPKHPYTMGLLKSIPKLVEEERLIPIDGTPPDLLKPPVGCPFAARCDYAMNICLEEKPDYYSSSPNHRAMCWLLDENAPHVEVDTGVRRGAK, encoded by the coding sequence TTGTCGGATAAATTATTAGAATTGAAAAATGTAAAAACCTCTTTTTATACTCACCTCGGAGAAGTTCAGGCAGTAAGAGGGGTGAGTTATCATCTTGAAAGAGGTGAAGCTCTAGGTATAGTTGGAGAGTCTGGTAGTGGTAAAAGTGTTACTTCCATGTCAGTAATGGGACTACTTCAGCACCCTGGAAAGGTAAAAGAAGGAGAGATTTTATTTAAGGACGAGGATCTCTTGAAGAAAAACAGTAAAGAGATGATGAATATAAGAGGTAATGAGATTGCCATGATATTTCAGGATCCTATGACATCATTGAACCCAGTTTATACTGTCGGTGACCAGATTATGGAAGCCATAAAAATCCATCAAAAAGTTTCAAAGGATGAGGCCAGAAAAAAAGCTATCGAAATGCTTACTCTGGTTGGAATCCCGTCTCCTGAGACAAGAATAGATAACTATCCACATGAATTCAGTGGCGGTATGAGACAAAGAGCGATGATTGCTATAGCCTTATCTTGTAAACCGGATCTTCTCATAGCAGATGAACCTACTACCGCTCTTGATGTTACTATACAAGCTCAGATATTAAAACTTATGAAAGATCTAAAAGAAAAAATAAATACATCTATAATACTAATCACTCACGATCTTGGTGTAGTTGCTGACGTATGTTCTAGAGTAATTGTTATGTACGGAGGATTGATAATGGAGGAAGGTACTACTGAAGAGATTTTTTACAGACCAAAGCACCCCTATACAATGGGGCTCCTAAAATCCATCCCAAAACTAGTAGAGGAAGAGAGACTCATCCCAATAGACGGGACACCTCCTGACCTTTTAAAACCACCAGTGGGCTGCCCTTTCGCAGCTAGGTGTGACTATGCCATGAATATCTGCTTAGAAGAAAAACCAGATTATTATTCTTCTAGTCCCAATCACAGGGCTATGTGCTGGCTTCTTGATGAAAATGCGCCTCATGTAGAAGTAGATACCGGTGTCAGAAGGGGGGCTAAATAA
- a CDS encoding ABC transporter permease: MDKRWERVPKEVLEKEKVVRPSLTYWQDAWRRLKQNKLSMIGLVTIVLLFILAIFGPIISKFSYEDQNLNLGNIPPRFEIYKVDDSNFVYVHSEYKLISVSEKGELFDMILPTKDDISNLKKEYEIDGNKVVLDFKNARKAKKNPKIKKYQIFVNDSEVAPLKKVFNRTYYLGSDAFGRDLFIRVLYGARISLTVAVMATLVNFFVGILYGGISGYVGGRIDSFMMRFIDLISTIPLLLYVILLMVIIAPGLKTIILAMGITYWVNMARIVRGQALSIKGHEYVLAARTLGASNARILVRHIIPNAMGPIIVSLTMMIPSAIFTESFLSFIGLGVSAPQASWGTLASDALGGLRSYPYQLIFPSLAISITMLAFNFLGDGLRDALDPRLRK, from the coding sequence ATGGATAAAAGATGGGAAAGGGTCCCTAAAGAGGTCCTTGAAAAAGAAAAAGTAGTCAGACCGAGCCTTACTTACTGGCAAGATGCCTGGAGAAGACTAAAACAAAATAAACTTTCTATGATTGGTCTAGTTACAATAGTTTTATTATTTATTTTAGCTATTTTTGGACCAATAATTTCAAAATTTAGTTATGAAGATCAGAATCTAAATCTTGGAAACATACCTCCTAGATTTGAAATTTATAAAGTAGATGACAGTAATTTTGTTTACGTTCATTCAGAATATAAGCTGATCTCTGTTTCTGAAAAGGGAGAACTATTTGATATGATTCTTCCTACAAAAGATGATATTTCAAATTTGAAAAAAGAGTATGAAATAGATGGCAATAAAGTTGTTTTGGATTTTAAAAATGCCAGAAAAGCGAAAAAAAATCCAAAAATTAAAAAATATCAAATATTTGTAAATGATTCAGAAGTAGCTCCTCTTAAAAAAGTCTTTAATAGAACCTATTATTTGGGAAGTGACGCCTTTGGAAGAGATCTTTTCATAAGGGTTCTCTATGGAGCTAGAATCTCTCTAACTGTCGCTGTTATGGCTACACTTGTAAACTTTTTTGTAGGTATACTTTACGGTGGTATTTCAGGATATGTCGGGGGAAGAATAGATTCATTCATGATGAGATTTATAGACTTGATAAGTACCATACCGCTTCTTCTTTATGTAATTCTTCTGATGGTAATAATAGCGCCGGGTCTCAAAACTATTATTTTGGCCATGGGTATCACTTATTGGGTAAATATGGCAAGAATAGTAAGAGGACAAGCACTTTCTATCAAAGGACACGAATATGTACTTGCAGCTAGGACTTTAGGGGCTAGTAATGCGAGAATATTGGTAAGGCATATTATTCCAAATGCTATGGGACCTATTATCGTTTCATTGACTATGATGATACCTAGTGCAATTTTCACGGAATCATTCCTTAGTTTTATCGGTCTTGGAGTATCAGCTCCACAGGCATCTTGGGGAACTCTTGCAAGTGACGCCTTAGGTGGATTAAGATCATATCCTTATCAACTGATTTTTCCTTCCTTGGCGATTAGTATAACTATGCTTGCATTCAACTTTTTAGGAGACGGACTGCGTGATGCACTGGATCCTAGATTACGTAAATAA
- a CDS encoding ABC transporter permease → MGRFIVKRMIQMFVTLYLVVTATFFLMHAIPGGPFTREKPLPPAVIEALEAKFKLDQPLHVQYFDYVKGVFTFDFGPSFQKVGVDVTDMIVKGLPASAKIGMMAVLVVLLIGIPLGIISALKQNKWEDYVVTVLATIGVTIPSFVMATLIIYVFSAKLQVLPSFGLKTWKHFIGPVIALSGFSLAFVARLTRSSMLEVLQQDYIRTARAKGLSEFVVIGKHALKNALIPVITYVGPMIASILTGSFVIEKIFAIPGMGKYFVESVGNRDYTVIIGVTVFYAAFYIIMVFIVDVIYGIIDPRIKLHD, encoded by the coding sequence TTGGGTAGATTTATAGTAAAGCGTATGATACAAATGTTTGTTACACTGTATCTTGTAGTTACCGCTACTTTCTTTTTGATGCATGCTATACCCGGAGGACCTTTTACAAGAGAAAAGCCTCTGCCGCCTGCAGTTATAGAGGCACTTGAAGCAAAATTCAAATTGGACCAGCCTTTACATGTACAATATTTTGATTATGTTAAAGGGGTTTTTACTTTTGACTTTGGACCCTCATTCCAAAAGGTAGGTGTTGATGTAACAGATATGATTGTCAAGGGACTTCCAGCCTCTGCAAAAATAGGGATGATGGCAGTATTGGTGGTTCTACTTATTGGAATCCCACTAGGAATTATATCAGCACTAAAACAAAATAAGTGGGAAGACTATGTAGTGACTGTATTAGCAACAATCGGTGTAACTATTCCTAGTTTTGTTATGGCCACACTGATAATCTATGTTTTCAGTGCCAAGCTTCAAGTTCTTCCATCCTTTGGACTTAAGACCTGGAAACATTTTATTGGGCCTGTCATAGCTCTAAGTGGTTTTTCTCTAGCTTTCGTAGCGAGATTGACACGTTCTAGCATGCTTGAGGTCCTGCAGCAGGATTATATAAGGACTGCAAGGGCCAAGGGACTATCTGAATTTGTTGTAATCGGAAAACACGCACTTAAGAATGCTCTTATCCCTGTTATCACTTATGTTGGTCCTATGATAGCTAGTATCCTTACTGGATCATTTGTAATCGAGAAAATTTTTGCCATACCGGGTATGGGAAAATATTTCGTAGAAAGCGTTGGTAACAGAGATTATACCGTAATAATTGGTGTAACTGTATTCTATGCCGCTTTCTATATTATTATGGTCTTTATAGTGGATGTAATTTACGGTATTATAGATCCGAGAATAAAGCTGCATGATTAG
- a CDS encoding murein L,D-transpeptidase catalytic domain family protein — translation MRQKMLKLIVLLSLLMSSTSYALTPNNFDLKDLYARINLKEKVSFEIFKNAIAGYQKIKEKKNSSILTIIDYTKPSTEQRFFVLDIENKKLLYETYVAHGTKTGDIFAEKFSNTVNSHKSSVGFFLTDETYVGSKGYSLRLEGLEEGINDNARRRAIVIHAADYANPDFIKASGRLGRSWGCPALPEKLSPEIIDTIKNGSVLFVNGNDSNYVKKSKFI, via the coding sequence ATGAGACAAAAAATGCTTAAGCTTATAGTTCTTTTAAGTTTGTTGATGTCCTCTACTTCTTATGCTCTTACCCCCAACAATTTTGATTTAAAAGACCTGTATGCTAGAATTAACCTAAAAGAAAAGGTTAGTTTTGAAATTTTTAAAAATGCTATAGCCGGATATCAAAAAATAAAAGAGAAAAAAAATTCCAGTATTTTGACTATTATTGATTACACAAAACCATCTACCGAACAGAGATTCTTTGTATTGGATATTGAAAATAAAAAGTTACTTTATGAAACATATGTAGCTCACGGTACAAAAACAGGTGACATTTTTGCTGAAAAATTTTCTAATACTGTTAATTCTCACAAAAGTTCTGTAGGATTTTTTCTGACAGATGAGACTTATGTGGGAAGTAAGGGTTATTCTTTGAGGCTAGAAGGGCTCGAAGAAGGGATAAATGACAATGCCAGAAGAAGAGCTATAGTAATCCATGCTGCTGACTATGCCAACCCTGATTTTATAAAAGCTAGTGGAAGACTGGGAAGAAGCTGGGGCTGCCCTGCACTTCCTGAAAAACTTTCACCAGAGATTATAGACACCATAAAAAATGGAAGTGTCTTATTTGTGAATGGCAATGACTCGAATTATGTAAAAAAAAGTAAGTTTATCTAA